A window of the Corallococcus soli genome harbors these coding sequences:
- the gspN gene encoding type II secretion system protein GspN: MASETKTARWKLIAGYAAFSLVAFILCVLLTFPYDAVRTRIVTEAAARGLAVRIGGLRPGLSGVTATNVRVSKPPTPLGAESVAALARGEAGGLGPEELGEALTFDSVALRPSLFPPGLVVNAKAMGGTVHVAVGGLSATSLDVNVNGLQAGAGNLPGYTGVDMEGVLNAKVALTAPGALVRGQPADWSQATGTVALDTQGLTIKGGKAAIPMGGGPAMPMDLPRVLLGELKGDLQFDKGLGTVRDLNLKSEDLEGTGSGTVKLGKRLEYSELGLDVRLKFEQAFQQRLGPLAIAVNMLPQDRENPGYRGGRLTGMVSSPRFGPKR, translated from the coding sequence ATGGCCTCCGAAACCAAGACTGCCCGCTGGAAGCTCATCGCCGGCTACGCCGCGTTCTCGCTGGTGGCGTTCATCCTCTGCGTGCTGCTCACCTTCCCGTACGACGCGGTCCGCACGCGCATCGTCACGGAGGCCGCGGCCCGGGGGCTCGCGGTGCGCATTGGCGGCCTGCGGCCCGGCCTGTCCGGCGTCACCGCCACCAACGTGCGCGTGAGCAAGCCGCCCACGCCGCTGGGCGCGGAGTCCGTGGCGGCGCTCGCCCGGGGCGAGGCCGGCGGCCTGGGCCCCGAGGAGCTGGGCGAGGCGCTCACCTTCGACAGCGTGGCGCTGCGCCCCTCCCTCTTCCCGCCCGGCCTGGTGGTGAACGCGAAGGCCATGGGCGGCACGGTGCACGTCGCCGTGGGCGGCCTGAGCGCCACGTCGCTGGACGTGAACGTGAATGGACTGCAGGCGGGCGCGGGCAACCTGCCCGGCTACACCGGCGTGGACATGGAGGGCGTCCTCAACGCGAAGGTGGCGCTCACGGCGCCGGGCGCGCTCGTGCGCGGGCAGCCGGCGGACTGGTCCCAGGCGACGGGCACGGTGGCGCTGGACACGCAGGGGCTCACCATCAAGGGCGGCAAGGCGGCCATTCCCATGGGCGGAGGCCCCGCCATGCCCATGGACCTGCCGCGCGTGCTGCTGGGAGAGCTGAAGGGCGACCTCCAGTTCGACAAGGGCCTGGGCACCGTGAGGGATTTGAACCTCAAGAGCGAGGACCTGGAGGGCACGGGCTCCGGCACGGTGAAGCTGGGCAAGCGGCTGGAGTACAGCGAGCTGGGGCTCGACGTGCGGCTGAAGTTCGAGCAGGCCTTCCAGCAGCGGCTGGGCCCCCTGGCCATCGCGGTGAACATGCTGCCGCAGGACCGGGAGAACCCGGGCTACCGTGGCGGCCGGCTCACCGGCATGGTGAGCAGCCCCCGCTTCGGGCCCAAGCGCTAG
- a CDS encoding sigma 54-interacting transcriptional regulator — MPELVFFRRGEEVLRVAVDRARLVLGRGDSSDVAIPDPEVSRQQVALLWDGQQCRVEDLSGKGTKVAGKLVERGDLPDGADVELGQWRAVFRRHGASEDADAATDVGNATQVQGRDAQRWQAAQVRVKQGTTETVHRLTGDSFTVGKDTGCDLVLQDRFISGKHLKVTRKDGVFHVVDLRSTNGTWLGPVRLFEAEVTLPTSLRVGEAELILEVVPAAKKEAPSFHGILGGDPSVRQLTDLIQRVAPSTAAVTILGESGTGKELVANALHACSPRANRPLIPVNCAAISKELIESELFGHEKGAFTGSVGARKGAFEEADGGTLFLDEIGELPLDLQAKLLRALESGEIKRVGASRPMHVDVRVVAATNRDLLAASREGRFREDLYYRLCVVPLHLPPLRNRRGDVLGLAEHFVRAFAPRGQTVRFTQPALERLQQHAWPGNIRELRNVVHRALLLRKGPSIDAGDLSFDQEVNRETGVTVPELPPGMTLEQMLEKLERQIIETALRRFNNNRERVARELGLARSTLFKRLKDWGMTKQDEQE, encoded by the coding sequence ATGCCGGAGTTGGTGTTCTTCCGTCGAGGCGAGGAAGTGTTGCGGGTGGCGGTGGACCGGGCGCGGCTGGTGCTCGGTCGGGGCGACTCGAGCGACGTGGCCATTCCGGATCCAGAGGTGAGCCGCCAGCAGGTGGCCCTCCTCTGGGACGGCCAGCAGTGCCGGGTGGAGGACCTGTCCGGCAAGGGCACGAAGGTCGCCGGCAAGCTGGTGGAGCGGGGCGACCTGCCCGACGGCGCGGACGTGGAGCTGGGCCAGTGGCGCGCGGTGTTCCGCCGGCACGGCGCCAGCGAGGACGCGGACGCGGCCACCGACGTGGGCAACGCCACCCAGGTGCAGGGCCGGGACGCGCAGCGCTGGCAGGCCGCGCAGGTGCGCGTGAAGCAGGGCACCACGGAGACGGTGCACCGGCTCACCGGCGACAGCTTCACCGTGGGCAAGGACACAGGCTGCGACCTGGTCCTCCAGGACCGGTTCATCTCCGGCAAGCACCTGAAGGTGACGCGCAAGGACGGCGTGTTCCACGTCGTGGACCTGCGCTCCACCAACGGCACCTGGCTGGGGCCGGTGCGCCTGTTCGAGGCGGAGGTGACGCTGCCCACCAGCCTGCGCGTGGGCGAGGCGGAGCTCATCCTGGAGGTCGTGCCGGCCGCGAAGAAGGAGGCGCCGTCCTTCCACGGCATCCTCGGTGGCGACCCGTCCGTGCGGCAGCTCACGGACCTCATCCAGCGCGTGGCGCCGTCCACCGCGGCCGTCACCATCCTGGGCGAGTCCGGCACCGGCAAGGAGCTGGTGGCGAACGCGCTGCACGCGTGCTCGCCGCGCGCGAACCGGCCGCTCATCCCGGTCAACTGCGCCGCCATCTCCAAGGAGCTGATCGAGAGCGAGCTGTTCGGCCATGAGAAGGGCGCCTTCACCGGCTCCGTGGGCGCGCGCAAGGGCGCCTTCGAGGAGGCGGACGGCGGCACCCTGTTCCTGGACGAGATTGGCGAGCTGCCGCTGGACCTCCAGGCGAAGCTGCTGCGCGCGCTGGAGAGCGGTGAAATCAAGCGCGTGGGCGCCAGCCGCCCCATGCACGTGGACGTGCGCGTGGTGGCGGCCACCAACCGCGACCTGCTGGCGGCGTCGCGCGAGGGCCGCTTCCGCGAGGACCTCTACTACCGCCTCTGCGTCGTGCCGCTGCACCTGCCGCCCCTGCGCAACCGCCGGGGGGACGTCCTCGGGCTGGCGGAGCACTTCGTGCGCGCGTTCGCCCCGCGCGGCCAGACGGTGCGCTTCACGCAGCCGGCGCTGGAGCGGCTGCAGCAGCACGCCTGGCCGGGCAACATCCGCGAGCTGCGCAACGTGGTGCACCGCGCGCTGCTGCTGCGCAAGGGGCCGTCCATCGACGCGGGCGACCTGTCCTTCGACCAGGAGGTCAACCGCGAGACGGGCGTCACCGTGCCGGAGCTGCCGCCGGGCATGACGCTGGAGCAGATGCTGGAGAAGCTGGAGCGGCAGATCATCGAAACCGCGCTGCGCCGCTTCAACAACAACCGCGAGCGCGTGGCCCGGGAGCTGGGCCTCGCGCGCTCCACCCTCTTCAAGCGCCTGAAGGACTGGGGCATGACGAAGCAGGACGAACAGGAGTAG